From Chloroflexota bacterium, the proteins below share one genomic window:
- the acs gene encoding acetate--CoA ligase — protein MASTNNKPQLEGDVYFPSEEVIAQATIKDWEALAERAGKDLAGFWAERADELEWYQKWDKALDDSNKPFFKWFTGGKTNIVHNCIDRHLKTWRKNKLALIWESENGKEHRTFSYFAVNREVNRFANIIKAMGITKGDRVTIYLPRIPEIVFAMLACAKIGAVHSVVFAGFSTDALQGRIEDSQSKLVITADGSWINGKIFELKRTVDDAIKKCPSVENTIVIKRTGHEVPMEASRDHWYHDLLVLPIANGKCATEVMDAEDPLYILYTSGSTGKPKAIVHTHGGYMVGIYATLKYVFDLKDDDRWWCAADPGWVTGHSYIVYGPMLNGATSFMFEGGPAYPYPNRWWQCVERYGITVFYTAPTAIRGLMRFGEAWPNKHDLSSLRLLGTVGEPINPEAWKWYHRVIGKERCPIMDTWWQTETGMFMITPTPTVALKPGSGTRPFFGQEAEILDDAGNPVPDGEEGYLVLKNPWPAMLRTIYGDPDRYVQQYWSKYPGKYLTGDSAKRDKDGYFWIIGRVDDVIKVSGHRLGTAEVESALVSHPAVAEAAAIGLPHEVKGTAIHCFCLLRAGHSPSEALAEELRQHVAKHMGPIARPEDVKFVDKLPKTRSGKIMRRVLKARAQGLPEGDISTLEE, from the coding sequence ATGGCCTCTACCAACAACAAACCCCAACTCGAAGGCGATGTCTACTTTCCGTCCGAAGAAGTGATTGCCCAGGCCACCATAAAGGACTGGGAAGCGCTGGCCGAGCGCGCCGGCAAAGACCTGGCCGGTTTCTGGGCCGAGCGGGCCGACGAACTGGAGTGGTATCAGAAGTGGGATAAAGCCCTTGACGACTCCAACAAGCCTTTCTTCAAATGGTTTACCGGCGGCAAAACCAACATCGTTCACAACTGCATTGACCGCCACCTGAAGACCTGGCGCAAGAACAAGCTGGCCCTGATCTGGGAGAGTGAGAACGGCAAGGAACACCGCACCTTCTCCTATTTCGCCGTCAACCGCGAAGTCAACCGCTTCGCCAACATCATCAAAGCTATGGGCATCACCAAAGGCGACCGGGTGACGATCTACCTGCCCCGCATTCCAGAGATTGTGTTCGCGATGCTGGCTTGCGCCAAGATTGGCGCGGTGCATTCGGTGGTCTTCGCCGGATTCTCCACTGACGCCCTACAGGGCCGCATCGAAGATAGCCAGTCTAAACTCGTCATCACGGCTGACGGCAGTTGGATCAACGGCAAAATTTTTGAACTCAAGCGCACGGTGGACGACGCCATCAAGAAGTGTCCCTCAGTCGAAAACACGATTGTCATTAAGCGCACCGGCCACGAAGTGCCTATGGAAGCCAGCCGCGATCACTGGTATCACGACCTGCTGGTTCTCCCAATCGCCAACGGCAAGTGCGCCACCGAAGTGATGGATGCCGAAGACCCGCTGTATATTTTGTACACCTCCGGCTCCACCGGCAAGCCCAAAGCCATCGTGCACACGCACGGCGGCTATATGGTGGGAATCTACGCCACGCTCAAGTACGTGTTCGATTTGAAGGATGATGATCGTTGGTGGTGCGCCGCCGACCCCGGTTGGGTGACGGGGCACTCGTATATTGTTTACGGCCCGATGCTCAACGGGGCCACCTCCTTCATGTTTGAAGGCGGCCCGGCCTATCCTTACCCCAACCGCTGGTGGCAGTGCGTGGAGCGTTACGGTATCACCGTCTTCTACACCGCCCCCACCGCCATTCGCGGCCTGATGCGCTTCGGCGAAGCCTGGCCCAACAAGCACGACCTGTCGTCGCTCCGCCTGCTTGGCACTGTGGGCGAGCCGATCAACCCCGAAGCCTGGAAGTGGTATCACCGCGTGATTGGCAAGGAGCGTTGCCCGATCATGGACACCTGGTGGCAGACGGAGACGGGCATGTTCATGATCACCCCCACCCCAACCGTGGCCCTCAAACCGGGGTCTGGCACGCGGCCTTTCTTCGGTCAGGAGGCAGAAATTCTGGATGATGCCGGCAACCCCGTTCCGGATGGCGAAGAAGGTTATCTCGTCCTCAAGAATCCCTGGCCGGCCATGTTGCGCACGATCTATGGCGACCCCGATCGCTACGTGCAGCAATACTGGAGCAAGTATCCGGGCAAGTATTTGACTGGCGACTCGGCCAAACGGGATAAAGACGGCTATTTCTGGATCATTGGCCGGGTGGACGACGTGATCAAAGTGAGCGGCCACCGATTGGGCACGGCGGAGGTCGAGTCGGCGTTGGTGAGTCACCCGGCAGTGGCCGAGGCGGCGGCAATTGGTTTGCCGCATGAAGTCAAAGGCACGGCCATCCACTGCTTCTGTTTGTTGCGCGCCGGTCATTCGCCCTCTGAGGCGTTGGCTGAAGAACTGCGCCAGCACGTTGCCAAACACATGGGGCCAATTGCCCGGCCCGAAGACGTGAAGTTCGTGGACAAACTGCCCAAGACTCGCAGTGGCAAGATCATGCGGCGCGTGCTCAAGGCGCGGGCACAGGGCCTGCCCGAGGGCGACATTAGCACATTGGAAGAATGA
- a CDS encoding OsmC family protein, producing MGTVSLKLVAGQLMVGVDSFGHPLVIGSWPEQKPEWAGLKPSDLLLLAAASCSAYDVAMILSKQREPLEALEVQCAGTQEPEPPYQFTAIHLHYSVKGAVNPQKLARAIELSETKYCSVVNTLKASVRITSDYDIT from the coding sequence ATGGGAACCGTCTCTCTCAAACTCGTCGCAGGCCAACTCATGGTCGGCGTGGATTCCTTCGGCCACCCGCTCGTCATCGGCAGTTGGCCGGAGCAAAAGCCGGAGTGGGCCGGGCTGAAGCCGAGCGATCTGCTTCTGCTGGCGGCGGCTTCGTGCTCGGCTTACGACGTGGCAATGATTCTCAGCAAGCAACGCGAGCCGCTCGAAGCGTTGGAAGTTCAATGCGCCGGAACGCAGGAACCGGAGCCGCCGTACCAGTTCACGGCCATTCATTTGCATTACTCGGTCAAAGGGGCCGTCAACCCGCAAAAACTGGCGCGGGCCATCGAACTCTCGGAGACCAAATACTGCTCGGTCGTCAACACTCTGAAAGCCAGTGTGAGGATCACTAGCGATTATGACATCACCTAG
- a CDS encoding ATP-binding protein, whose amino-acid sequence MLAQQAATQAAKLDFLTAPQNVHESGISSGIIADLALKTIYLQGEITGLALARMLCLPFVGVLQTVLESLDREQLTNVTGSSGFSTQAYQYVLTNAGITRARQALDRNQYVGPAPVPLERYNAAIRTQALRGLTLHESDVQKGFEGLTVNAAMIDKIGPALNSGRSVFLYGPPGNGKTTIATRMARLLATSPIYIPYAAEIDGNLIKVYDDFNHQRRPGEQSPDIDARWVLIERPTVMVGGELTLESLDLIYDDNSKYYEAPFQMKANGGLFLIDDFGRQRMDPQDLLNRWIVPLETRIDFLTLHTGKKIEIPFEQLVVFSTNLDPSQLVDAAFLRRIRHKIKVDDPSPQEFQKVFQVMCERLKIKYNHEGFVHLMKKHYIEKKRALKMSHPRDLLEQLIDMTRYKSLQPETLPQYMDMAADAYFADL is encoded by the coding sequence GTGTTGGCCCAACAGGCCGCAACCCAGGCCGCCAAGCTGGACTTCCTGACCGCGCCGCAAAACGTCCACGAAAGCGGAATCTCGTCCGGCATCATCGCCGACCTGGCGCTCAAAACGATCTACCTGCAAGGCGAGATCACCGGCCTGGCCCTGGCCCGCATGTTGTGCCTGCCATTTGTGGGCGTTCTGCAAACCGTGCTTGAATCGCTGGATCGCGAACAGCTTACCAACGTCACCGGCTCCAGCGGCTTCAGCACCCAGGCCTATCAATACGTGCTCACTAACGCCGGCATCACCCGCGCCCGGCAGGCCCTCGACCGCAACCAGTACGTCGGCCCCGCGCCCGTGCCGCTCGAACGCTACAACGCCGCCATTCGCACTCAGGCCTTGCGCGGCCTGACCCTGCACGAAAGTGATGTGCAGAAAGGGTTTGAAGGGTTGACCGTCAATGCGGCGATGATTGACAAGATCGGCCCGGCCCTGAACTCGGGCCGCTCGGTCTTTCTCTACGGGCCGCCCGGCAACGGCAAGACCACCATCGCCACCCGCATGGCCCGCCTGCTTGCCACCAGCCCGATCTACATCCCTTACGCCGCCGAGATTGACGGCAACCTTATCAAAGTCTACGACGACTTTAACCACCAGCGCCGACCCGGCGAACAATCGCCCGACATTGACGCCCGCTGGGTGCTGATCGAGAGGCCGACGGTGATGGTGGGCGGCGAACTCACCCTCGAAAGCCTCGACCTGATCTACGACGACAACTCCAAATACTACGAAGCCCCGTTCCAGATGAAAGCCAACGGCGGCCTCTTCCTCATTGACGACTTTGGCCGCCAGCGCATGGACCCGCAAGACCTGCTCAACCGCTGGATCGTGCCCCTCGAAACCCGCATTGACTTCCTCACCCTGCACACCGGCAAGAAGATCGAAATCCCCTTCGAGCAACTGGTCGTCTTCTCAACCAACCTCGACCCGTCACAGTTGGTAGACGCCGCCTTCCTGCGCCGCATCCGCCACAAAATCAAGGTGGACGACCCCAGCCCGCAGGAATTCCAGAAGGTCTTTCAGGTGATGTGCGAGCGGCTGAAGATCAAATATAATCACGAAGGCTTTGTCCATCTGATGAAGAAGCACTATATCGAAAAGAAGCGCGCCCTCAAGATGTCGCACCCGCGCGATCTGTTGGAGCAGTTAATTGACATGACCCGTTACAAAAGCCTGCAACCCGAAACCCTGCCGCAATACATGGACATGGCGGCGGACGCCTATTTCGCCGACCTGTGA
- a CDS encoding CpaF family protein, giving the protein MSLRNRLTQTPKEQTPAAQPAAAPASPAAPQAAAPDPARPKSTGISDQDYNRLKKWLLSKIAGRLEDQTDLKRSPAVTQMLRERFNVIYSQANVNLPNDMVDALFGEVVDEIVGYGPIEKLLNDPTVSEVMVNGPQQVYVERKGKLMISDVIFDDDEHVMRVVERILRPLGRRVDRKVPMADARLPDGSRVNIIIPPSAIDGPTITIRKFSTKKLTMQDLIGFGSMTPQIAEFLKACVVSRLNVVVSGGTGSGKTTLLNVLSGMIPEDERVITLEDSAELQLGQPHVVRLEARPADPDGTGAVTIRDLVKNSLRMRPERIVVGEIRSGEAIDMLQAMNTGHDGSLTTLHANNPREAITRIETMALMGGLEIPLKVIREQIAKAVDLIVQQARLNDGSRKITYITEISGMEGESVVTQDIFKYDESLGADGRPIGMKPTGLRPFFTPRLESHGFKLPPEIFGGGAAGDMFGGRRR; this is encoded by the coding sequence ATGTCACTTCGCAACCGCCTCACCCAGACGCCCAAAGAACAAACGCCTGCCGCGCAACCGGCAGCGGCCCCGGCCTCCCCGGCGGCGCCTCAGGCCGCCGCGCCTGACCCGGCCCGGCCCAAGTCCACTGGCATCTCGGATCAGGATTACAACCGCTTGAAGAAGTGGTTGTTGAGCAAGATCGCCGGGCGGCTGGAAGACCAGACCGACCTCAAGCGTTCGCCGGCCGTCACTCAGATGTTGCGCGAGCGATTCAACGTGATCTACAGCCAGGCCAACGTCAACCTGCCAAACGACATGGTGGACGCGCTCTTTGGCGAAGTGGTGGACGAGATCGTGGGCTACGGCCCGATTGAGAAACTGCTCAACGACCCGACGGTGAGCGAAGTGATGGTGAACGGCCCGCAACAGGTTTACGTCGAGCGCAAAGGCAAGCTCATGATTTCGGACGTGATCTTTGACGACGACGAGCACGTGATGCGGGTGGTCGAAAGAATCCTGCGCCCCCTCGGGCGGCGGGTTGACCGGAAGGTGCCGATGGCCGACGCCCGCCTGCCCGATGGCAGCCGCGTCAACATCATCATCCCGCCCAGCGCCATTGATGGGCCGACGATCACCATCCGCAAGTTTTCCACCAAGAAGCTGACGATGCAGGACTTGATCGGCTTTGGTTCGATGACGCCGCAGATTGCCGAGTTCTTGAAAGCCTGCGTCGTCTCGCGTCTTAATGTCGTGGTCTCCGGGGGAACCGGCTCTGGCAAGACGACGTTGCTCAACGTGCTCTCCGGCATGATCCCCGAAGACGAGCGGGTGATCACCCTGGAAGACTCAGCCGAACTGCAACTGGGCCAGCCGCACGTGGTGCGCCTGGAGGCCCGCCCGGCTGACCCCGACGGCACGGGCGCGGTGACCATCCGCGACCTGGTGAAGAATTCGCTCCGCATGAGGCCGGAACGGATCGTGGTCGGCGAAATCCGCAGTGGCGAGGCCATTGACATGTTGCAGGCCATGAATACCGGCCACGACGGCTCGCTCACCACCCTGCACGCCAACAACCCGCGCGAGGCCATCACTCGTATTGAGACGATGGCCCTGATGGGCGGGCTGGAGATTCCGCTCAAGGTCATCCGCGAGCAAATTGCCAAAGCGGTGGACTTGATCGTCCAGCAGGCGCGCTTGAACGACGGCTCGCGCAAGATCACCTACATTACCGAGATCAGCGGCATGGAAGGCGAGTCGGTGGTGACGCAGGACATCTTCAAGTACGACGAGTCGTTGGGCGCGGATGGCCGTCCGATTGGCATGAAGCCCACCGGCCTGCGCCCGTTCTTCACGCCTCGTCTTGAATCACACGGCTTCAAACTGCCGCCCGAAATTTTTGGCGGCGGCGCGGCGGGCGACATGTTTGGCGGGCGGCGACGATAA
- a CDS encoding transcriptional regulator, protein MADKKSLAIRAKIIGVLLRDARLAAGKTPKDCATVLSMSASAYAAYELGKKPVSLPELELLAYYLDTPLSHFWGDNIISDDQERGSNINTAELIEIRHRIIGAQLRETRLKRNISLKELAAAVGIPSSRLKAYEFGEQPVPVPELETLGWILGLNIDSFFEKQGPVGEWDAARRAFDKFKELPPEVQEFVANPVNEAYVQVAMRLSDMSANKLRDIAAGILDITF, encoded by the coding sequence ATGGCCGATAAAAAATCCTTAGCCATCCGCGCCAAAATCATCGGCGTCTTGTTACGCGATGCGCGGCTGGCCGCTGGCAAGACCCCCAAAGACTGCGCCACAGTGCTGAGCATGAGCGCCAGCGCCTACGCCGCCTACGAACTTGGCAAGAAGCCCGTCTCCCTGCCAGAGTTGGAATTGCTGGCCTATTACCTCGACACCCCCCTCTCCCACTTCTGGGGTGACAACATCATCAGCGACGATCAGGAACGCGGCAGTAACATCAACACCGCCGAACTGATCGAAATTCGCCACCGGATCATCGGCGCTCAACTCCGGGAGACCCGCCTCAAGCGAAACATCTCCCTCAAAGAATTGGCCGCCGCCGTCGGCATCCCCTCCTCGCGCCTCAAAGCCTACGAGTTCGGCGAGCAACCGGTGCCCGTGCCGGAGCTTGAAACCCTGGGCTGGATTCTGGGCCTGAACATTGACAGCTTCTTCGAGAAGCAGGGGCCGGTGGGCGAGTGGGACGCCGCCCGCCGCGCCTTCGACAAATTCAAGGAACTGCCGCCCGAAGTGCAGGAGTTTGTCGCCAACCCGGTCAACGAAGCCTACGTCCAGGTCGCCATGCGCCTCTCCGACATGTCGGCCAACAAACTGCGCGACATCGCCGCCGGGATTCTCGACATTACTTTCTGA
- a CDS encoding tetratricopeptide repeat protein — translation MSASSLQTAALAAYQHGDFASAAARFEEAASAFRAEGDRAMAAEMLNNLGVAHRAAKNYSAALPAIETALAEFRALGDISRTAQALGNLGAVLLETGDLKRAADSLNESISLLNP, via the coding sequence TTGTCTGCTTCCTCGCTCCAAACCGCCGCCCTCGCCGCTTACCAACACGGGGACTTCGCCAGCGCCGCCGCCCGGTTTGAAGAGGCGGCTTCCGCTTTTCGCGCCGAGGGCGACCGGGCCATGGCCGCCGAAATGCTAAACAACCTCGGCGTGGCCCACCGCGCCGCCAAAAACTACAGCGCCGCCCTGCCCGCCATCGAAACCGCCCTGGCCGAATTTCGCGCTCTGGGCGACATTTCGCGAACGGCCCAAGCCCTCGGCAACCTCGGCGCCGTCCTCCTCGAAACCGGCGACCTGAAACGCGCCGCCGACTCGCTCAACGAGTCCATCTCCCTCCTCAACCCCTGA
- a CDS encoding cupin domain-containing protein, giving the protein MADSEWVTMTEGVKRRIRADGEKMMLVEVRFEAGAAVPQHSHPHEQISYVASGRMAFTVNGEAVEVAAGESLHLPSNVPHAARALEASVVLDTFSPPREDFR; this is encoded by the coding sequence ATGGCTGACTCAGAGTGGGTGACAATGACGGAAGGGGTGAAGCGCCGGATCAGGGCCGACGGCGAGAAGATGATGCTGGTCGAGGTGCGCTTTGAGGCCGGGGCCGCCGTGCCTCAGCACTCGCATCCGCACGAGCAGATCAGCTACGTGGCGAGCGGGCGCATGGCGTTCACGGTGAATGGCGAAGCGGTGGAAGTGGCGGCGGGCGAGAGCCTGCACTTGCCCTCGAATGTGCCGCACGCGGCGCGGGCGCTGGAGGCCAGTGTGGTGCTGGACACGTTTAGTCCGCCGCGAGAAGATTTTCGGTGA
- a CDS encoding elongation factor G, translating into MKEYGTEFIRNVALIGHVGSGKTSLVEAILFNTGAINRLGKTEDGTTVSDFEDEEHRRKISISTSQVVVEFDNYKINILDTPGFTDFLGEVKAALRVADAAIILVDSVAGVEVGTELVWQYCDELKLPRFVIINKMDRENANFQRALESVQNLSRNVKLVPVQLPWGEKHDFKGVIGLLSMKARKGAKGEATDIPAEYVEAARKGHTDMMEAAAEGEDALLEKYLGGEELTADEIKHGFKTAVDNGTFVPVFVASATGNVGILPILEGITRYLPSPVEIPVPHGEGRGGDEIVAASDAGPLAAYVFKTTADPFVGKLTYFRIFSGSLNSDTRVWNHNKGAEERLGALHVMRGKEQLSVKALHAGDIGTVAKLSATVTGDTLGDKTHPIQLPAPKYPAALYTVAVHPKTQGDATKMGPTLSKLCEEDPTLHWRTEAATRQTLLEGMGDQHIDVAIRRAEGKFGTSILTETPKVPYRESITKTYSAQYRHKKQTGGAGQFGEVHLRIEPLRESEFEFDDELTGMNLSKSYLAPIEKGIKATMEQGVIAGYPMGNVKVIVYDGKMHEVDSKPIAFEIAGREAFKLAVQGAGPVMLEPIMDVTITVPEANMGDVLSDLNTRRARVHGMEQDGGKSIVTAEVPQAEMLRYVTDLRSITQGRGVFTMTYLRHEVVPNHLMQAIVANARKEKGKGEEEE; encoded by the coding sequence ATGAAAGAGTATGGAACCGAGTTTATCCGAAACGTTGCCTTGATCGGTCACGTGGGGTCGGGCAAAACGTCGCTGGTGGAGGCCATTTTGTTCAACACCGGCGCCATCAACCGGCTGGGCAAGACCGAGGACGGCACGACCGTCTCTGACTTCGAAGATGAAGAGCATCGCCGCAAAATTTCCATCAGCACCTCTCAGGTCGTCGTCGAGTTCGACAATTACAAGATCAACATTCTGGACACGCCGGGCTTCACCGACTTTTTGGGCGAGGTGAAGGCGGCTTTGCGAGTGGCCGACGCGGCCATTATTCTGGTGGATTCGGTGGCGGGCGTGGAGGTGGGCACCGAACTGGTGTGGCAGTATTGCGACGAACTCAAACTGCCGCGCTTCGTGATCATCAACAAAATGGATCGCGAAAACGCCAACTTCCAGCGGGCACTGGAGTCGGTTCAGAACCTTTCCCGGAACGTGAAGCTGGTGCCGGTGCAGTTGCCCTGGGGCGAGAAGCACGATTTCAAGGGCGTGATCGGCCTGCTCTCGATGAAGGCTCGCAAGGGCGCGAAAGGTGAGGCGACTGATATTCCGGCAGAGTATGTGGAAGCGGCCCGGAAGGGCCACACCGACATGATGGAAGCCGCCGCCGAGGGCGAAGACGCCCTGCTGGAGAAATATCTGGGCGGCGAGGAATTGACCGCCGATGAGATCAAGCACGGCTTCAAGACGGCGGTGGACAACGGCACGTTCGTGCCGGTGTTTGTGGCTTCGGCCACCGGCAACGTGGGCATCCTGCCGATCCTGGAAGGCATCACCCGTTACCTGCCGTCGCCGGTCGAGATTCCGGTTCCGCACGGCGAAGGCAGGGGCGGCGACGAAATAGTGGCCGCCAGCGACGCCGGGCCGCTGGCGGCGTACGTGTTCAAGACGACGGCTGATCCTTTTGTGGGCAAGCTTACTTACTTCCGCATATTCTCCGGCTCGCTCAATTCGGACACCCGCGTTTGGAATCACAACAAGGGCGCGGAAGAACGGCTGGGAGCATTGCACGTCATGCGCGGCAAGGAACAACTTTCGGTGAAGGCGCTTCACGCCGGCGACATTGGCACGGTGGCGAAACTGAGCGCAACGGTGACGGGCGACACGCTCGGTGACAAGACTCACCCGATTCAATTGCCGGCTCCCAAATACCCGGCGGCGCTTTATACAGTGGCGGTTCACCCGAAGACTCAGGGCGACGCGACCAAGATGGGGCCGACTCTGTCCAAGTTGTGCGAAGAGGATCCGACTCTGCACTGGCGCACCGAAGCGGCCACCCGCCAGACTCTGCTGGAGGGCATGGGCGATCAACACATTGACGTGGCTATTCGCCGGGCCGAGGGCAAGTTCGGCACCTCCATTTTGACCGAGACGCCCAAAGTGCCGTACCGCGAATCGATCACCAAAACCTATTCAGCCCAGTATCGCCACAAGAAGCAGACCGGCGGCGCGGGCCAGTTCGGCGAAGTGCATTTGCGCATTGAGCCTCTGCGCGAATCCGAGTTTGAATTTGACGACGAACTGACGGGCATGAATCTTTCGAAATCGTATCTGGCGCCGATTGAAAAGGGCATCAAGGCGACGATGGAGCAGGGGGTGATCGCCGGCTACCCGATGGGCAACGTGAAGGTGATTGTGTACGACGGCAAGATGCACGAAGTGGACTCGAAGCCGATTGCCTTTGAAATTGCCGGGCGCGAGGCCTTCAAGCTGGCCGTGCAGGGGGCCGGGCCGGTGATGCTGGAGCCGATCATGGACGTGACGATCACCGTGCCGGAAGCGAACATGGGCGACGTGTTGAGTGACCTCAACACCCGTCGGGCGCGGGTGCACGGCATGGAGCAGGACGGCGGCAAGAGCATTGTCACTGCCGAAGTGCCCCAGGCCGAGATGCTGAGGTACGTCACCGACCTGCGCTCGATCACTCAGGGCCGGGGCGTGTTTACCATGACTTACCTGCGCCACGAAGTGGTGCCCAACCACCTGATGCAGGCAATCGTTGCCAATGCCAGGAAGGAAAAGGGCAAGGGTGAGGAAGAGGAGTAG
- a CDS encoding flavin reductase family protein has protein sequence MIIDPSSLAPRDRYRLLISSVAPRPIAWISTRARDGSLNLAPFSFFQALSGTPPLVVISIGKRKGAPKDTLRNIEETGEFVINTVTEELAERMSLTSGEWPADVNEFELTRLTPSPSEVVKAPRVAESPLNMEARLFQLVHLTGSDYALVVGEIVRWHVADGYLAPDGLVDIARIRPIARLARDEYTKFGEVISIPRPKVQ, from the coding sequence ATGATCATTGACCCCTCCTCCCTCGCCCCTCGCGACCGCTACCGTCTCCTTATCTCCTCCGTCGCCCCGCGCCCCATCGCCTGGATTTCGACTCGCGCCCGCGACGGCTCGCTCAACCTTGCGCCCTTCTCGTTCTTTCAAGCCCTCAGCGGCACGCCGCCGCTCGTCGTCATCTCGATTGGCAAACGCAAAGGCGCGCCCAAAGACACCTTGCGCAACATCGAAGAGACGGGTGAGTTTGTGATCAACACCGTCACCGAAGAACTGGCCGAGAGGATGAGCCTCACTTCCGGCGAATGGCCGGCGGACGTGAACGAGTTTGAACTCACTAGACTCACACCCTCCCCCTCGGAAGTCGTCAAAGCGCCTCGCGTAGCCGAAAGCCCGCTCAACATGGAGGCCCGGCTCTTCCAGCTTGTCCATCTCACCGGCTCCGACTATGCCCTCGTCGTCGGCGAAATCGTCCGCTGGCACGTGGCCGACGGCTACCTGGCTCCCGACGGCCTGGTGGACATTGCCCGCATTCGCCCCATCGCCCGCCTGGCCCGCGACGAGTACACCAAGTTTGGCGAAGTGATTTCAATACCTCGCCCGAAAGTTCAGTGA
- a CDS encoding class I SAM-dependent methyltransferase → MNSDERICHCSLFTAHYSLLTLMRRLFFALTYWFSKPRWDTNITPPELISLIASGLKPGRALDLGCGTGTNVIYLTQHGWQTTGVDFVGKAIETAKHKAKAAGVAADFFQGDVTRLDFLSPSFDLVLDIGCFHSLPANRRPAYIAGLRRLLGPGGHFLCYAFKPEGPMGGLEVNEMLSLFSDGFTNLKIEHGEGMPSAWYTFIRK, encoded by the coding sequence GTGAACAGTGACGAGCGCATTTGCCACTGCTCACTGTTCACTGCTCACTACTCACTACTCACTCTCATGCGCCGCCTCTTCTTCGCCCTCACCTACTGGTTCAGCAAACCCCGCTGGGACACGAACATCACCCCGCCAGAGTTGATCAGCCTGATCGCCTCCGGCCTCAAACCGGGCCGCGCCCTCGACCTGGGTTGTGGCACAGGCACGAACGTCATCTATTTGACTCAGCACGGCTGGCAAACAACCGGCGTGGACTTTGTGGGCAAGGCAATTGAGACGGCCAAACACAAGGCCAAAGCTGCCGGGGTCGCCGCCGACTTTTTTCAGGGCGACGTGACCCGGTTGGATTTTCTCTCGCCCTCGTTTGACCTTGTTCTCGACATTGGCTGTTTTCACAGCCTCCCGGCCAATCGCCGCCCGGCCTACATCGCCGGTCTGCGCCGCCTGCTCGGCCCCGGCGGCCACTTCCTGTGTTACGCTTTCAAACCCGAAGGGCCGATGGGCGGCCTTGAGGTGAATGAGATGCTTTCTCTTTTCAGTGACGGTTTCACCAACCTCAAGATCGAACATGGCGAAGGAATGCCGTCAGCCTGGTATACATTTATCCGAAAATGA
- a CDS encoding alkaline phosphatase family protein has translation MRHILFLFLDGIGLGEADPQINPFAIAELPTLHGLLNGQRLLRSTPATDNGQASFIPTDAGLGVAGPPQSATGQATILTGLNVPALVGGHWGPKPNEAVSNILRRENIFKTLIRRGQTTTLINAYPQRYFEAITRGKRMYSAIPMAVDAAGIPLMTVDDLRAGRAFSADFTGEGWHGELGYTDTPVYTLAEAGAKLAEVSRQRSFTFFEHWITDLVGHRGTVEEGAKMLERFDAMLGGLLANWDDDGLIIITSDHGNLEDLSHSHHTINKVPTLIIGRNRNAIPFIVDLTGFVPAILNYLAG, from the coding sequence ATGAGACACATCCTCTTTCTCTTCCTCGACGGCATCGGCCTGGGCGAAGCCGACCCGCAAATCAATCCGTTTGCCATTGCCGAACTGCCAACCCTTCACGGCTTGCTGAACGGGCAAAGACTATTGCGAAGCACCCCGGCCACCGATAACGGTCAGGCGAGTTTCATCCCCACCGACGCCGGCCTGGGCGTGGCCGGGCCGCCGCAGTCTGCTACCGGCCAGGCAACCATCCTCACCGGCCTCAACGTCCCCGCCCTCGTCGGCGGGCACTGGGGGCCAAAGCCCAACGAAGCCGTCAGCAACATTTTGCGCCGCGAGAACATTTTCAAAACGCTCATCAGGCGCGGTCAAACTACCACCCTCATCAACGCTTATCCGCAACGCTATTTTGAAGCTATCACTCGCGGCAAACGCATGTACTCGGCCATCCCCATGGCCGTGGACGCCGCTGGCATTCCGCTGATGACGGTGGACGACCTGCGCGCCGGTCGCGCCTTCTCCGCCGACTTCACTGGCGAAGGCTGGCACGGCGAACTCGGCTATACCGACACGCCTGTCTACACCCTCGCCGAAGCGGGCGCAAAGCTGGCCGAAGTCTCTCGCCAGCGTTCCTTCACCTTCTTCGAGCATTGGATCACCGACCTGGTCGGCCATCGCGGCACGGTTGAAGAAGGGGCAAAAATGCTGGAGCGTTTTGACGCCATGCTTGGCGGCCTGCTCGCCAACTGGGATGACGACGGCCTGATCATCATCACCTCGGATCACGGCAACCTCGAAGACCTCTCCCACAGCCATCATACGATCAACAAAGTGCCCACCCTGATCATTGGCCGAAATCGCAACGCCATCCCGTTTATCGTTGACCTCACCGGCTTCGTCCCGGCCATCCTCAACTACCTCGCCGGTTGA